From one Lycium barbarum isolate Lr01 chromosome 6, ASM1917538v2, whole genome shotgun sequence genomic stretch:
- the LOC132645067 gene encoding uncharacterized protein LOC132645067 isoform X3 has translation MLEAIPNEDEIRDAVFGLNADSTPGPDGFGGSFYQSCWEIIKHELIEAIQQFFGGTDDVIIFTSGGKRSLELVMHQLQNYQKCSGQRININKSCFLVEPKASNNIIQRIKEVTGYKHSNFPITYLGCPLYVGVQRIAYYSEMISKLVKRTTGWQDLELTVMPGVFVALMIKEILCTILSLVGKLLNKCGISSEILLEFLGSIYL, from the exons ATGCTGGAGGCTATTCCAAATGAAGATGAAATCAGGGATGCTGTGTTTGGACTCAATGCTGACAGCACTCCAGGGCCTGATGGTTTTGGAGGTTCTTTCTATCAAAGTTGTTGGGAAATCATCAAACATGAGCTGATTGAGGCGATTCAACAATTTTTTGGAGGGACAG ATGATGTTATTATTTTTACCTCTGGCGGTAAGAGATCTCTTGAATTGGTTATGCATCAACTTCAAAATTATCAAAAGTGCTCTGGACAAAGGATAAATATCAACAAGAGTTGCTTCCTGGTGGAACCCAAGGCTTCTAACAACATCATTCAGAGAATTAAAGAGGTAACTGGTTACAAACATTCTAACTTTCCCATTACTTATTTGGGTTGTCCTTTATATGTAGGGGTACAGAGAATTGCTTACTATAGTGAGATGATATCCAAATTGGTGAAAAGGACTACAGGATGGCAAG ATTTGGAATTGACAGTGATGCCAGGTGTTTTTGTTGCCCTAATGATCAAAGAGATACTATGCACCATACTTTCATTGGTGGGAAAATTGCTGAACAAATGTGGAATTTCTTCGGAAATCCTGTTGGAATTTCTTGGGAGTATATACCTATAA
- the LOC132645067 gene encoding uncharacterized protein LOC132645067 isoform X2: MLEAIPNEDEIRDAVFGLNADSTPGPDGFGGSFYQSCWEIIKHELIEAIQQFFGGTDDVIIFTSGGKRSLELVMHQLQNYQKCSGQRININKSCFLVEPKASNNIIQRIKEVTGYKHSNFPITYLGCPLYVGVQRIAYYSEMISKLVKRTTGWQGKLLLIGGKATLIRHVLQSQPIYLLSALEPPKTVLLQLESYFANFFWGSVEGKNKYHWSFWDNMSFPKEEGGLGFRSIFDVSKSLTMKRW; this comes from the exons ATGCTGGAGGCTATTCCAAATGAAGATGAAATCAGGGATGCTGTGTTTGGACTCAATGCTGACAGCACTCCAGGGCCTGATGGTTTTGGAGGTTCTTTCTATCAAAGTTGTTGGGAAATCATCAAACATGAGCTGATTGAGGCGATTCAACAATTTTTTGGAGGGACAG ATGATGTTATTATTTTTACCTCTGGCGGTAAGAGATCTCTTGAATTGGTTATGCATCAACTTCAAAATTATCAAAAGTGCTCTGGACAAAGGATAAATATCAACAAGAGTTGCTTCCTGGTGGAACCCAAGGCTTCTAACAACATCATTCAGAGAATTAAAGAGGTAACTGGTTACAAACATTCTAACTTTCCCATTACTTATTTGGGTTGTCCTTTATATGTAGGGGTACAGAGAATTGCTTACTATAGTGAGATGATATCCAAATTGGTGAAAAGGACTACAGGATGGCAAGGTAAACTTCTTTTGATTGGGGGCAAAGCTACTTTAATCAGGCATGTCTTGCAATCTCAACCAATTTATCTTTTGTCTGCTTTAGAACCTCCTAAAACTGTTTTGTTGCAACTTGAAAGTTACTTTGCTAATTTCTTTTGGGGTTCTGTTGAGGGtaaaaataaatatcattggaGTTTTTGGGATAACATGTCTTTTCCAAAAGAGGAAGGTGGTCTAGGGTTTAGAAGTATTTTTGATGTTAGTAAGAGTTTAACTATGAAAAGATGGTGA
- the LOC132645067 gene encoding uncharacterized protein LOC132645067 isoform X1: MKNVGVNNSKPAEIAKPKDVTSISMFAGNSVKKEVNQSSANISITNTSSQAPLADNKLKQHENQQNFYYHKNFRLKNLLSRQRIQQGIKVKLNRKLVMKWVARPPKDNNQQQNQAQATEVIQDIMQNYNAVIVDQGTTDGSKEVEVGKVHSEFHFPAIKLVSTSNSFQPLEKDIMERELISSEGMVKNNTNSNIASSNSTSGANLFKKRVGLHFSSADVNTIAITKDFAGKPKLDNDSANKIRTEIPSTLNSFFPSISGTPPKKVHNDV; this comes from the coding sequence ATGAAGAATGTTGGTGTGAACAATTCCAAGCCtgctgaaattgctaagccaaaaGATGTTACCTCAATTTCTATGTTTGCTGGAAATTCTGTAAAGAAGGAAGTGAATCAATCAAGTGCTAATATATCTATTACTAATACTAGTTCGCAAGCTCCCCTAGCTGATAACAAGTTGAAGCAACATGAAAACCAACAAAATTTCTATTATCATAAGAATTTCAGGCTCAAGAATTTGTTAAGTAGACAGAGGATACAACAAGGCATAAAGGTTAAGCTGAATAGAAAACTTGTGATGAAGTGGGTTGCAAGGCCACCTAAGGACAACAACCAACAACAGAATCAGGCACAAGCTACTGAGGTTATTCAGGATATTATGCAGAACTATAACGCTGTAATAGTGGATCAGGGAACCACCGATGGTAGTAAAGAGGTTGAGGTTGGTAAGGTGCACTCTGAATTTCATTTTCCAGCAATTAAGCTTGtttcaacttccaattcttttcagCCTCTTGAAAAGGATATTATGGAAAGGGAGCTAATTTCTTCTGAGGGTATGGTAAAAAATAACACTAACTCAAATATTGCTTCCTCTAACAGTACTTCTGGGGCCAATTTGTTCAAGAAAAGGGTTGGACTTCATTTTTCATCAGCAGATGTTAATACAATTGCCATCACTAAAGATTTTGCTGGAAAGCCTAAGCTTGATAATGATTCTGCCAACAAGATACGGACTGAAATACCTTCTACACTTAACAGTTTTTTTCCCAGTATATCCGGGACTCCACCAAAAAAGGTTCAcaatgatgtttaa